Proteins found in one Anopheles aquasalis chromosome 3, idAnoAquaMG_Q_19, whole genome shotgun sequence genomic segment:
- the LOC126578985 gene encoding pickpocket protein 28-like, with translation MVKTTLPGLRSEMTRFNQVALWHPGHSSVPSKKTPERSLWVDYCENSTIHGFKYFVGSKRTLVERIWWIIVCLLSVYGCGKLIYSIYNKWDLEPVVVTFAEKSIPVYTIPFPAIMVCPEIKARREVFNFTNSYELYSEPGIAQFMAKAQVDRLEALLQVCDFSFGVDMNNSSYDDDLAARLQEMAIPFEDIFVSCGWRARPVDCGLLFKKQFTEAGICYTFNSLAADDLMRKEALHPDYVFPEENISSMFWSMDEGFREGAAGDSYPRRTFGAGIRAGMFVILKARMKDADYLCSNSFQGFKVHLYPPHQYPRVYNQFFRIPLGQEVSVSVDPLVIDTSPKIKSYNSQRRKCFYNRERRLRFFKLYTKNNCETECLSNYTLQSCGCVQFALPRSPEARVCGLGKASCCDQALSMLEQMDLLHEMNRSNNFLEHCNCLPSCNTVYYNTEISQAQFDWRMLAEKIRLISHEIDETELSLLTVHFKVSRVIPVRRSELFGVTDFLANCGGILGLFMGVSILSIVEILYYCTLKPFMARRRTDQAASVATKSKLILPPTGPPRKEAMKW, from the exons ATGGTAAAGACAACGCTACCAGGCCTGCGGTCAGAAATGACGCGCTTCAATCAGGTAGCACTGTGGCATCCAGGGCACTCGAGTGTTCCTTCCAAGAAAACACCTGAACGTAGTTTGTGGGTTGATTACTGTGAAAACTCTACGATTCATGGATTTAAGTATTTCGTTGGCAGCAAGCGAACGCTGGTGGAGAG GATTTGGTGGATCATCGTGTGCCTCCTGTCGGTGTATGGCTGTGGCAAGTTGATATACAGTATCTACAACAAGTGGGACCtcgaaccggtggtggtgacgtttGCGGAGAAGTCAATCCCGGTCTACACCATTCCCTTTCCCGCCATTATGGTCTGTCCGGAGATTAAGGCCCGGCGAGAGGTGTTTAACTTCACAAACAGCTACGAGCTGTACAGTGAGCCCGGTATCGCCCAATTCATGGCCAAAGCACA AGTTGATAGGTTGGAAGCGCTGCTGCAGGTTTGTGACTTTTCGTTCGGCGTGGACATGAACAACAGTTCGTACGATGATGATTTGGCTGCACGGCTGCAAGAGATGGCAATTCCGTTTGAGGATATCTTCGTGAGCTGTGGCTGGAGGGCACGGCCGGTGGATTGTGGGTTGCTGTTTAAGAAACAGTTCACCGAAGCTGGCATCTGCTACACATTCAACTCGCTCGCGGCTGACGATCTGATGCGGAAGGAGGCACTGCATCCGGACTACGTCTTTCCGGAGGAGAACATCTCTTCCATGTTCTGGTCCATGGACGAAGGGTTCCGCGAGGGAGCAGCTGGGGATAGCTATCCGAGGCGAACGTTCGGGGCCGGGATCAGGGCTGGAATGTTCGTGATCCTTAAAGCACGGATGAAGGACGCAGACTATCTGTGCAGC AACTCTTTTCAGGGATTCAAAGTGCATCTCTATCCTCCACACCAGTACCCGAGGGTGTACAATCAATTCTTTCGAATTCCGCTGGGCCAGGAAGTGTCCGTCTCGGTCGATCCGTTGGTCATCGATACTTCGCCCAAGATCAAAAGCTACAACTCTCAGCGGCGCAAGTGTTTCTACAATCGTGAGCGACGTTTACGATTCTTCAAACTCTACACTAAAAACAACTGCGAAACGGAATGTCTCTCGAATTACACTCTGCAGTCGTGTGGTTGTGTTCAGTTCGCACTACCACGATCACCTGAGGCAAGGGTTTGCGGATTAGGCAAAGCGAGCTGTTGCGATCAAGCTCTGTCGATGTTGGAGCAGATGGATCTGTTGCACGAGATGAACCGATCGAACAACTTTCTGGAGCACTGCAACTGTTTGCCATCCTGCAACACTGTTTACTATAACACCGAGATCTCCCAGGCACAGTTCGATTGGCGCATGCTGGCCGAGAAGATCCGGTTGATATCACACGAGATAGATGA AACCGAACTCTCCCTCCTGACGGTCCATTTCAAGGTGTCGCGGGTGATCCCGGTCCGACGAAGCGAACTGTTTGGCGTAACCGACTTTCTGGCCAATTGTGGCGGCATTCTTGGGCTCTTCATGGGCGTCAGTATACTCAGCATCGTCGAGATCCTCTACTACTGCACGTTGAAGCCTTTTATGGCACGTCGCCGCACCGACCAGGCGgcgtcggtggccaccaaatcCAAACTCATCCTACCACCAACCGGGCCGCCTCGCAAAGAAGCCATGAAATGGTGA
- the LOC126579009 gene encoding pickpocket protein 28-like, translating into MKANEGGQKKNGQGFQVQLHSPNQVPQISTQNIRAPLNIAFQVRVQPFMITTAGNLRSYDAEKRGCYYTHERYLRFFKIYTKRNCEVECLTNLTLALCGCVHFSMPRSADVRICGLGKQACMERVDTYVQEQEMESNQNSGSELPVSCNCLPACTFLQYNAEISQAQFEWRKLTDAVGLYQDELKNASLTTLNIYFREAQFIGIRRSQMFGINDFIANCGGLLGLFMGVSLLSILELVYYFTMKPLVNCFLRHRNQKRKIAIVKPQTEQTEQTHSLYTFLRDAA; encoded by the exons ATGAAGGCGAACGAAGGCgggcagaagaagaacggcCAG GGATTCCAGGTGCAACTCCACAGCCCGAACCAGGTCCCGCAGATATCGACGCAAAACATTCGCGCACCATTGAACATAGCATTCCAGGTGCGGGTACAGCCATTCATGATCACCACCGCGGGCAATCTGCGTTCGTACGATGCGGAAAAGCGCGGATGTTACTACACCCACGAGCGGTACCtacgatttttcaaaatctatACCAAGCGCAACTGTGAGGTCGAGTGTTTGACCAACCTTACACTAGCTCTGTGCGGCTGTGTTCACTTCTCCATGCCCCGTTCTGCTGATGTGCGAATCTGTGGACTCGGCAAGCAGGCATGCATGGAACGGGTGGACACATATGTGCAGGAGCAGGAGAtggaatcaaatcaaaattcaGGATCGGAGCTCCCGGTCTCCTGCAACTGCTTACCAGCTTGTACGTTTCTGCAATACAATGCAGAGATCTCCCAGGCACAGTTCGAATGGAGAAAGCTGACGGATGCCGTTGGTTTATACCAGGACGAGCTCAAAAA CGCTAGTCTAACGACGCTGAACATCTACTTCAGGGAGGCGCAGTTTATCGGCATAAGGCGCAGTCAGATGTTTGGAATTAACGACTTCATCGCTAACTGTGGTGGACTATTGGGACTCTTCATGGGAGTCAGTCTGCTCAGTATCCTGGAGCTGGTGTATTACTTCACGATGAAACCGCTGGTGAACTGTTTCCTAAGGCACCGCAATCAGAAGCGAAAGATTGCGATTGTGAAACCCCAAACCGAACAAACTGAACAAACGCACTCCCTGTACACCTTTCTACGTGATGCCGCTTAG